The Crocinitomicaceae bacterium genome includes a region encoding these proteins:
- the sufC gene encoding Fe-S cluster assembly ATPase SufC: MSTLLEIKNLHAKVEDKEILKGLNLTVKAGEVHAIMGPNGAGKSTLASVLSGKDGYDVTDGSASFDGVNLLELEADERAKEGLFLAFQYPVEIPGVSNINFLRTALNEIREYRKLEPISAKDFMSMVREKSKLVELKDALAARSVNEGFSGGEKKRNEIFQMAMLEPKLAILDETDSGLDIDALRIVANGVNKLKNKDNAVVIITHYQRLLDYIVPDFVHVLADGKIVKTGDKTLALELEEKGYDWIKTN, translated from the coding sequence ATGAGTACATTACTTGAAATAAAAAACCTTCATGCAAAGGTTGAAGACAAAGAAATTTTGAAAGGATTAAATCTCACGGTAAAAGCCGGAGAAGTGCATGCCATCATGGGCCCAAATGGTGCAGGAAAATCTACCCTGGCTTCTGTTCTTAGCGGTAAGGATGGTTATGATGTAACAGACGGATCAGCTAGTTTTGATGGTGTGAATCTCTTAGAACTTGAAGCTGATGAGCGTGCGAAAGAAGGATTATTTCTGGCCTTTCAATATCCTGTTGAAATTCCGGGAGTTTCCAACATCAATTTTTTGCGTACTGCGCTGAATGAAATTCGTGAGTATCGGAAATTAGAACCCATATCTGCAAAAGATTTCATGAGTATGGTGCGCGAAAAATCAAAATTAGTTGAGCTTAAAGATGCACTTGCTGCCCGTTCAGTGAATGAAGGATTTTCAGGTGGAGAAAAAAAGCGGAATGAGATTTTTCAGATGGCAATGCTTGAACCTAAGCTGGCTATTTTAGATGAAACTGATTCAGGTTTAGATATTGATGCGTTACGCATTGTTGCAAACGGTGTAAATAAATTAAAAAACAAGGACAACGCGGTGGTAATAATCACCCACTACCAAAGATTGTTGGATTATATTGTGCCTGATTTTGTGCATGTATTGGCGGATGGAAAAATTGTCAAAACCGGTGATAAAACACTGGCGCTTGAACTAGAAGAAAAAGGATACGATTGGATAAAGACAAATTAG
- the sufD gene encoding Fe-S cluster assembly protein SufD, whose amino-acid sequence MTTTEISDKMMEFVSSLGVPENKIQRNAYDELIQFDFPTTKDEYWKYTRLTKISGLSLHRSSQSFTAKSDIEKYIREKNYVVIENGKCRADLSSLSLPGIKFTVVASEVFADENKNQKQVGKSHVFTRINEAYFQEEIIFQISTNAIIEEQVQLVFLTTGENVISNPRVKFVSDKSSSCGFNLVHISTSEHCFTNPVITAYLGENSRLTLDKIQMENENCRHISTEQIFQSANSFFQLNTMVLDGGLVRNNVNVSVDGMNAETHLNGAIITTGKTHTDNHTFVSHNVAQCFSNENYKYVLDGSATGVFNGRVIVQQDAQKINAYQKNANILLTDAAQIYSKPELEIYADDVKCSHGSTTGQLDDDAIFYLQARGISKLKATKILVAAFTEEIIGQFKNENIRSLIHETLVEKHGWDEPLS is encoded by the coding sequence ATGACAACAACAGAAATATCTGATAAAATGATGGAGTTTGTTTCATCCTTGGGCGTGCCTGAAAATAAAATTCAGCGTAATGCGTATGATGAACTTATTCAATTTGATTTTCCAACAACAAAAGATGAATATTGGAAGTACACCAGATTGACAAAAATTTCAGGATTATCTTTGCATCGTTCGTCTCAATCATTCACTGCAAAATCAGATATAGAAAAATACATCAGAGAAAAAAATTATGTAGTGATTGAGAATGGTAAATGTAGAGCTGATTTAAGTTCATTGTCTTTGCCCGGAATCAAATTCACTGTAGTTGCAAGTGAAGTTTTTGCAGACGAGAATAAAAATCAAAAACAAGTTGGCAAATCACATGTTTTTACCCGTATCAATGAGGCATATTTTCAAGAAGAAATTATTTTTCAAATTTCAACCAACGCAATTATTGAAGAGCAAGTTCAACTCGTTTTTCTGACAACCGGAGAGAATGTAATATCAAACCCGCGTGTGAAATTTGTTAGTGATAAATCATCATCATGCGGTTTTAATCTTGTTCATATTTCAACTAGTGAGCATTGTTTTACCAATCCGGTTATTACGGCTTATCTTGGTGAAAATTCAAGACTAACGCTTGATAAAATTCAAATGGAAAATGAGAACTGCAGACACATTTCTACAGAGCAAATATTTCAGTCAGCGAATTCATTCTTTCAATTGAACACCATGGTTCTTGACGGTGGTTTGGTGCGCAATAACGTGAATGTTTCAGTAGATGGCATGAACGCGGAAACGCATTTGAACGGTGCAATTATTACAACCGGAAAAACCCATACAGATAATCATACGTTTGTGTCACACAACGTGGCGCAATGTTTCAGTAATGAAAATTATAAATACGTACTTGACGGTAGTGCTACCGGTGTATTTAACGGACGAGTGATTGTTCAGCAAGATGCTCAGAAAATTAATGCGTATCAGAAAAATGCAAATATTCTTTTAACTGACGCAGCGCAAATTTATTCAAAACCTGAACTAGAGATTTATGCTGATGATGTGAAGTGTTCACATGGATCAACAACCGGTCAACTGGATGATGACGCAATTTTTTATTTGCAGGCCAGAGGCATCTCAAAACTAAAAGCCACAAAGATTTTGGTTGCAGCTTTTACAGAAGAAATTATTGGTCAATTTAAAAATGAAAATATCAGATCATTGATTCATGAAACGCTGGTGGAAAAACATGGCTGGGATGAACCTTTATCCTGA
- a CDS encoding metallophosphoesterase gives MMRILLFLVIVILIGGSLEWYTYRGLKSKWNTYHIITKRILQISYFVFLFTAAISIILMLTATNAVPRNIGNFFFGFVMINFFVKLAMAIFLFIDDLRRGIIFVRKKLKPQVETSGEKISRSDFLVRAGILAAAVPAISYPLGMFIGPYNYKVRRERIQLANLPSAFKGIKIAQISDIHAGSFYDKQAVERGIHMLTKEKPDVIFFTGDLVNDSASEMEPYMDIFSQVQAPMGVYSILGNHDYGEYRQWNSEEDKKENLERVKKTHEQLGWKLLLDEHIYLEKNQEKIAVIGVQNWGSGFQQIGDLKKAYQGVNAPVKLLLSHDPTHWDEQVVKDYRDIDITFSGHTHGAQMGIETHGFKWSPISLRYDKWAGLYSKDNQYLYVNRGYGFLGYPGRIGIWPEITLIELV, from the coding sequence ATCATGCGTATTTTACTATTCTTGGTTATTGTAATTCTCATTGGAGGCAGCCTTGAATGGTATACCTATCGGGGGTTAAAAAGCAAATGGAATACATACCATATAATAACTAAACGCATTTTGCAAATCAGTTATTTTGTTTTTCTTTTCACCGCAGCTATTTCAATTATATTGATGCTCACTGCAACTAATGCTGTGCCTCGCAACATCGGTAATTTCTTTTTTGGATTTGTGATGATTAATTTTTTTGTCAAATTAGCCATGGCAATTTTTCTATTCATTGATGATTTGAGGAGAGGAATAATATTTGTGCGTAAAAAATTAAAACCACAAGTTGAAACTTCAGGCGAAAAAATATCACGCTCTGATTTTCTTGTCCGTGCCGGAATTCTTGCTGCAGCAGTGCCCGCAATTTCGTATCCGCTGGGCATGTTCATTGGGCCATACAATTATAAAGTGCGCAGAGAGCGAATACAACTTGCCAATCTTCCATCTGCATTCAAGGGAATTAAAATTGCGCAGATTTCAGATATTCACGCCGGAAGTTTTTATGACAAGCAAGCCGTTGAAAGAGGCATACACATGTTAACCAAAGAAAAACCCGATGTCATTTTTTTTACCGGTGATTTGGTGAATGACAGCGCATCTGAAATGGAACCGTACATGGACATATTTTCGCAAGTACAAGCGCCAATGGGTGTATACTCAATATTGGGAAATCATGATTATGGAGAATACAGACAATGGAATTCAGAAGAAGATAAAAAAGAAAATCTTGAGCGAGTAAAAAAAACGCATGAGCAACTGGGTTGGAAATTATTGCTTGATGAGCATATCTATCTTGAAAAAAACCAAGAAAAAATAGCTGTTATCGGTGTTCAAAATTGGGGTTCAGGATTTCAACAAATTGGTGACCTAAAAAAAGCGTATCAAGGAGTCAATGCACCGGTAAAATTGTTGTTATCACATGACCCAACTCATTGGGACGAGCAAGTGGTCAAAGACTATAGAGACATTGATATCACCTTCAGCGGCCACACGCATGGTGCACAAATGGGAATTGAAACGCATGGTTTTAAATGGAGTCCCATTTCATTGCGCTATGATAAATGGGCGGGCTTATACTCTAAAGACAATCAATATTTATACGTAAACAGGGGTTACGGATTTTTAGGGTATCCCGGAAGAATTGGTATTTGGCCAGAAATCACACTCATTGAACTGGTGTGA
- the recJ gene encoding single-stranded-DNA-specific exonuclease RecJ, with product MDKRWLIKKPANEQVVARLIEEVGVSGPIARIMAQRGITDFNSAKEFFRPNLHHLHDPFKMKGMSEAVDRIERAIAARENILIYGDYDVDGTTAVTLVFQYLTREYEQVGYYIPDRYKEGYGVSDAGVDFAIDNSFSLVIALDCGTKEIEKIARAKENGIDFIVCDHHTPANELPDAILLNPKQPLCKYPFKELSGCGIGFKLVQALNSIRGGNGEDITNLLDLVVVSIAADIVSMSDENRVLAFHGLEELNKKQRPGFKKLLELAGKNDVVNITDVVFILAPRINAAGRIASGNQAVELLLAKTFDEVDNVSKEIHLHNETRKGLDREITLEALAQIEQDEFLQTASSTVVYHPDWHKGVVGIVASRLTEVYYRPTIVLTQSNGRAVGSARSIRGFNIYDAIEACDDLLDQFGGHSFAAGLSLPVEHVDLFRKKFDQIVVATLDKKLLKPVIEIDAEIDFRDIYESQPGGIPKFYRVLNQMAPFGPDNMRPVFITRNVRLLDNSRILKEEHLKLRLQQDEYPEIILDAVGFGLAAKWSEIEGKKVDLVYTLEENSWNGKSELQLLIRDIKKSG from the coding sequence ATGGATAAAAGATGGCTTATCAAAAAGCCGGCCAACGAACAGGTGGTAGCAAGGTTGATAGAAGAAGTTGGTGTAAGTGGACCCATTGCCAGAATCATGGCGCAAAGAGGAATCACAGATTTTAATTCAGCAAAAGAATTTTTCAGACCTAACCTGCATCACCTCCATGACCCTTTTAAAATGAAAGGAATGTCAGAAGCTGTTGACCGCATTGAACGCGCAATTGCCGCACGTGAAAATATTTTAATTTATGGTGATTATGATGTAGATGGTACTACGGCAGTAACACTGGTATTTCAATATCTCACCAGAGAGTATGAACAAGTTGGTTACTACATTCCTGACCGATATAAAGAAGGCTACGGAGTTTCAGATGCCGGCGTAGATTTTGCCATTGACAATTCATTTAGTCTCGTGATTGCATTGGATTGCGGAACAAAAGAAATTGAAAAAATTGCACGAGCTAAAGAAAATGGAATTGATTTTATTGTCTGTGATCATCATACACCGGCAAATGAATTACCTGATGCTATTTTGCTCAATCCAAAACAACCTTTGTGTAAATATCCATTTAAAGAATTATCAGGATGTGGCATTGGATTTAAACTTGTACAAGCACTCAATTCAATACGCGGAGGCAATGGTGAAGACATTACAAATTTACTGGATTTAGTTGTTGTTAGCATCGCTGCAGATATCGTTTCTATGTCTGATGAAAATCGCGTGCTTGCCTTTCACGGGTTAGAAGAACTCAATAAAAAACAGCGCCCGGGATTTAAAAAATTACTTGAACTGGCAGGTAAAAATGATGTCGTGAATATTACAGACGTTGTATTCATATTGGCACCGCGCATCAACGCTGCAGGACGCATTGCCAGCGGAAATCAGGCAGTTGAATTATTACTCGCAAAAACATTTGATGAGGTTGACAACGTGAGCAAAGAAATTCATTTGCACAATGAAACCAGAAAAGGACTTGACCGTGAAATTACCCTTGAAGCACTTGCACAAATTGAACAAGATGAGTTTCTGCAAACTGCATCGTCAACAGTGGTGTATCATCCCGATTGGCACAAGGGGGTAGTTGGTATTGTGGCTTCCAGATTAACTGAAGTATATTATCGCCCAACCATTGTGCTTACACAATCTAATGGACGCGCCGTTGGTTCAGCCCGAAGCATAAGAGGTTTTAATATCTATGATGCCATTGAAGCCTGTGATGATTTGCTTGATCAATTTGGAGGTCATTCTTTTGCCGCTGGTCTCTCTTTGCCCGTAGAGCATGTTGATTTATTCAGAAAAAAATTTGATCAGATTGTTGTTGCAACGCTTGACAAAAAATTACTCAAACCGGTAATTGAAATTGATGCAGAAATTGATTTCAGAGATATTTACGAAAGTCAACCCGGAGGTATTCCAAAATTTTATCGTGTGCTCAACCAAATGGCACCCTTCGGGCCTGACAATATGCGTCCGGTATTTATTACACGGAATGTGAGATTGCTTGATAACTCCCGTATATTGAAAGAAGAACATTTAAAACTGCGCCTTCAGCAAGATGAATATCCTGAAATTATTTTGGATGCCGTAGGGTTCGGACTCGCTGCCAAATGGTCTGAAATTGAAGGTAAAAAAGTTGACCTCGTTTATACTCTTGAAGAAAATAGCTGGAACGGAAAAAGCGAATTACAACTGCTGATTCGCGACATCAAAAAATCAGGATAA